One window of Acidobacteriota bacterium genomic DNA carries:
- a CDS encoding nucleoside deaminase: MTDVHEQFMRRAIALAQNGIDANDGGPFGAVVVKDGRIVGEGCNQVTSTNDPTAHAEVVAIRNACRELKTFQLDDCIVYASCEPCPMCLGAIYWARPKQVFFACSRSDAKEAGFDDDLIYEELALPLESRRIPTATFLRDEGLRVFKNWVEKADKIEY; encoded by the coding sequence ATGACCGACGTCCACGAACAATTTATGCGCCGCGCGATCGCACTCGCACAGAACGGCATTGACGCGAACGACGGAGGTCCGTTCGGTGCGGTGGTCGTCAAAGACGGCCGGATCGTTGGCGAAGGCTGCAATCAAGTGACGTCGACGAACGACCCGACGGCCCACGCCGAGGTCGTGGCGATTCGCAATGCCTGCCGCGAACTGAAGACGTTTCAGCTGGACGATTGCATTGTCTACGCGAGTTGCGAACCGTGCCCGATGTGCCTAGGCGCGATCTACTGGGCGCGTCCGAAACAGGTCTTTTTCGCGTGTTCCCGCAGCGACGCCAAGGAAGCCGGATTCGACGACGATCTGATCTACGAGGAACTCGCGCTGCCGCTCGAATCCCGCCGCATCCCGACAGCGACGTTTTTGCGCGATGAAGGATTGCGGGTCTTCAAGAACTGGGTCGAGAAGGCGGACAAAATCGAGTATTAG
- a CDS encoding glutaminyl-peptide cyclotransferase — protein MRLIFLLATLFLLNACGEKAVNKPNVNASNTGTKTAKASVPVYTYETVKAYPHDSTSFTQGLVIQNGVFFESDGEYDNSSLRKVEIETGKVLQKYDVPREYFAEGLTIFNDRIYQLTWREKTVFVYDMNFKLQKEMRYSGEGWGLTHDGTNLIMSDGTHVLRILNPETFETIRTVVVKDENGRPIYKLNELEYVKGEIWANVWHSEDVGKPNHIARIDPNTGNLLGWIDLNGISPEDAAGESERTLNGIAYDAAADRIFVTGKLWKKLFEIKVKPKG, from the coding sequence ATGCGTCTTATATTTTTACTCGCGACTCTTTTCTTGCTTAACGCCTGCGGCGAAAAGGCGGTCAACAAGCCTAACGTCAATGCGTCGAACACCGGCACGAAAACCGCCAAAGCGTCGGTGCCGGTCTATACTTATGAGACGGTGAAGGCTTATCCGCACGACTCGACATCATTCACGCAGGGGCTCGTCATCCAAAACGGCGTTTTTTTTGAGAGCGACGGCGAATACGATAATTCTTCGCTCCGGAAGGTCGAGATCGAAACGGGCAAAGTCCTTCAAAAATATGATGTTCCGCGCGAGTACTTCGCCGAAGGCCTGACGATCTTCAACGATCGTATCTATCAGCTGACGTGGCGCGAAAAAACCGTTTTCGTGTATGACATGAACTTCAAGCTCCAGAAGGAAATGCGATACTCAGGCGAAGGCTGGGGATTGACGCACGATGGCACGAATCTCATAATGAGCGACGGCACGCACGTCCTTCGCATCTTGAATCCCGAGACGTTCGAGACGATCAGGACGGTCGTCGTCAAGGACGAGAACGGCCGGCCGATCTACAAACTCAACGAACTCGAATACGTCAAAGGCGAGATCTGGGCGAACGTCTGGCACTCGGAGGACGTCGGCAAGCCGAACCACATCGCGCGCATCGACCCGAATACCGGGAATCTTCTCGGCTGGATCGATCTGAACGGGATCTCGCCCGAGGATGCCGCCGGAGAGTCGGAACGAACGCTCAACGGCATCGCCTACGATGCGGCGGCCGACCGGATCTTTGTCACCGGCAAGCTCTGGAAGAAGCTGTTTGAGATCAAGGTCAAGCCAAAAGGTTGA